One region of Primulina tabacum isolate GXHZ01 chromosome 1, ASM2559414v2, whole genome shotgun sequence genomic DNA includes:
- the LOC142541350 gene encoding uncharacterized protein LOC142541350 translates to MRTSQISSILLLLLLSLLLMNTGFSAKTEAEALVQWKRTLSPSPFTIPWSLDNISNLCNWTGIACNEGGSVSDINLSYVNLSGRIDGLDFGSFPNLTSFNISRNRFSGLIPSSIGNLSTIIFLDLSYNILEGIIPPEIGNLTEIRYISFRYNRLSGEVPRQIGKLQKVTHLDFGVNHLETTDWSRIPSLPFLTLLSLGENNLTLQFPSFIIRCQSITQLDLSFNNLAGPIPESVFKNLLLLEYLGLSSNSFEGNIPSSLGQLVNLKELSLAYNHLDSTIPPELGQCTNLTFIHLGWNSFTGPLPLSLSNLTQLEYLSLPDNNLSGDISHFLSNWTQLMLLALGSNRFTGVVSSEIGSLTNLSVLDLANNKFSGSIPLEIGNLRNLNYVDLSNNLFSIAIPPTITNLTNLYALNLDANNLSGTIPPTIGNLTSLQYFNVKNNQLTGQLPENFGKNIPGLATVDFSKNHFSGNLPRGLCCGLSVYYFAAQENDLHGPLLECFENCSSLRTTGNLRRLNYLLLDSNELTGEIPSSICDISALRILHLSNNRLEGKVPQCTGNGSALLSLNLNSNDLEGTVPQSLAKCRQLQVLNIGNNKIQDYFPSWMENLMELRVLVLRSNWFHGTMPALKSNISYPMLQIFDVSDNQFTGALPDQYFKNFKAMIDVKENKTEIKNSALRYLYMESVTLTVKGLELQYQIILETLTTIDLSNNLFHGNISDTIGMLKSLRYLNLSHNILTGHIPECVAYISVLESLDLSSNQLVGEIPQQLTRLTFLARLNLSYNHLVGQIPQSSGQFSTFDSSSYTGNSGLCGFPLTKKCTDDEEMLPQQGDDDGSILDGFTWQVILMGYGFGVVFGIISSRFVF, encoded by the exons ATGAGAACATCCCAAATATCTTCCATCTTATTGCTTCTTCTTCTCTCTTTGCTTTTGATGAACACTGGCTTTTCCGCAAAAACGGAAGCTGAAGCTCTCGTTCAGTGGAAGAGAACCCTGTCACCATCTCCTTTTACCATTCCATGGTCCCTTGATAATATCAGTAACCTTTGTAATTGGACGGGGATTGCCTGCAATGAAGGGGGCTCCGTTTCCGATATAAACTTATCATATGTCAATCTTTCCGGCAGAATTGACGGGCTCGATTTCGGTTCGTTCCCAAATCTCACCAGTTTTAATATCAGCCGAAACCGCTTCAGTGGATTGATACCGTCTAGTATTGGAAATCTATCTACAATCATTTTCTTGGACCTCAGCTACAATATCTTAGAAGGCATCATTCCACCTGAGATTGGGAATTTAACAGAGATTCGGTACATTAGTTTCCGTTACAACAGGCTCAGTGGTGAAGTTCCGCGTCAAATTGGCAAACTTCAAAAGGTGACGCACTTGGATTTTGGAGTAAATCACTTGGAGACGACTGATTGGTCTAGAATCCCAAGCCTCCCTTTTCTGACACTCCTCAGCCTTGGTGAAAATAATCTCACTTTGCAATTTCCAAGTTTTATAATCAGGTGCCAGAGTATTACTCAACTTGATTTGTCATTTAACAATCTCGCAGGCCCAATTCCCGAATCAGTATTCAAAAACTTGTTACTGCTCGAATATCTTGGTCTGAGCAGTAACTCATTTGAAGGAAATATTCCGTCTTCTTTAGGCCAACTCGTGAACCTTAAAGAACTATCTCTCGCATATAATCACCTCGATTCAACAATTCCTCCTGAGCTCGGCCAATGCACCAACCTTACCTTTATTCACTTAGGCTGGAATTcatttacaggacctttgcctCTATCCTTGTCAAACCTGACCCAACTAGAATACTTGTCGCTACCTGATAATAATCTTTCTGGTGATATCTCTCATTTTTTAAGCAATTGGACCCAACTAATGTTATTGGCTCTTGGAAGCAATCGCTTCACGGGGGTGGTTTCATCTGAAATAGGCTCACTGACCAATTTATCTGTACTCGACCTGGCAAATAACAAATTTTCAGGTTCCATCCCACTGGAGATTGGAAACCTCCGAAATTTGAACTATGTAGACCTTTCAAATAATCTATTCTCGATTGCAATACCACCAACAATCACAAATCTCACAAACCTCTATGCGCTAAACCTTGATGCGAACAATCTCAGTGGAACTATTCCACCTACAATTGGGAATTTAACTTCACTCCAATATTTTAATGTGAAGAATAACCAATTGACTGGGCAGTTGCCTGAgaattttgggaaaaatattcCTGGATTGGCCACTGTTGATTTTTCTAAAAACCACTTCTCGGGGAATCTCCCACGAGGATTATGCTGTGGGTTATCTGTCTACTATTTTGCAGCGCAAGAAAACGATTTACACGGGCCATTGTTGGAGTGTTTCGAAAATTGTTCGAGTCTACGTACGACGGGAAATTTGAGAAGGCTGAATTATCTACTCTTGGACTCAAATGAATTAACAG GGGAGATTCCATCATCCATTTGCGATATTAGTGCCCTTCGGATTCTCCATCTATCGAATAACAGATTGGAAGGAAAAGTTCCACAGTGCACAGGAAACGGAAGTGCTCTGTTATCTCTTAACTTGAATAGCAACGATTTGGAAGGAACAGTCCCTCAGTCCTTGGCCAAGTGCCGACAGCTTCAGGTTCTTAACATCGGGAACAATAAAATTCAAGATTATTTTCCCTCTTGGATGGAAAATCTCATGGAGCTTCGAGTTCTTGTGCTGAGATCTAATTGGTTCCATGGTACGATGCCTGCTTTAAAGAGTAATATTTCCTATCCTATGTTGCAAATCTTCGACGTCTCCGACAATCAATTCACTGGAGCTTTGCCAGACcaatatttcaagaatttcaaagcCATGATTGATGTCAAGGAaaacaaaactgaaataaagaacTCAGCGTTACGTTACCTTTACATGGAGTCTGTAACATTAACTGTAAAAGGACTGGAGCTTCAATATCAGATAATTCTGGAAACACTTACGACCATTGATTTGTCAAACAACCTGTTTCATGGAAATATTTCAGATACAATAGGAATGCTCAAATCATTAAGGTATTTGAATTTGTCCCATAACATCCTCACGGGTCATATTCCTGAATGTGTAGCATATATAAGCGTACTAGAGTCCTTGGACTTATCTTCAAATCAATTGGTAGGGGAAATTCCCCAGCAGTTGACGAGGTTAACATTTCTAGCACGGTTGAATCTGTCATATAATCATCTTGTTGGGCAGATACCCCAATCTAGCGGTCAGTTTTCTACATTTGACAGCAGCTCATACACAGGAAACTCGGGATTATGTGGATTTCCTTTGACTAAGAAATGCACGGATGACGAAGAGATGTTGCCACAACAAGGTGATGATGATGGTAGCATTTTGGATGGATTTACGTGGCAAGTTATTCTTATGGGATACGGATTTGGAGTAGTTTTTGGGATCATTTCAAGTCGTTTCGTTTTTTGA